The segment CCTTACACAGGAGCCCGCATGCCATGCAGAGGAAAGCAGGGCTGTTCCCTGTGAGCTGGGAGGGGCGCGGGGGGCTTGATGATGAGGCCTCTCCCCTATTCCCCAACGGCCTCAGAACACGGCAGGTGCAGGAACAAAGACGCCCAGCCCTAGCAGAGGTGATGTCCGCCCTGCTTTATCAGAGATCCTCAGGGACGAGCTCAAGGCCCCCTCCCCCGGCTGGCAGCCTACAGAGGCGCAAACCCAGGTCCCTCGGGCTCCCCAGTCGAGGTTTCTACCCTCGACTCTGCAGCGCGTGCTGAGGCTCTCCTGGGGACCCGGCCTGATTCATTACTTGTGGGAACTTttcccggagcctgtgcccccaaACCCCCAGCATCCTCTTCTCTCCTGGAACACTCCCCTTTCATAGGCCTCCCACCCAGTGCTGGCCTCTGATCCTCCAGCCTCCAATCGGGCAAGGCTTCCTGCCACCCTCATATCCTGTGTCCCAGCCACGCTGAACTGTCTCATGCCTTAAAtgtccccctgccccccccaccctgaTATATTCCCCACTCCACCTTTCTGGAATGTTCTTATCCTCAGACTCATCATTCTGCTCTCAGCCTGGTTGTGGTTGCTCCGAGATGCTCTTGCTGACCTCCACCTGCTGGCTGGGGGCTCCTCCTTGGCCCTCTCTCAGGGGTCAGCACCCCACTTCCTATCAAGCTCCCCCTCCCCGCACTGGGCCCCCTGCATCTCCTCCACACTTGTGTGTAGATACTCAAAGCTTAAATGCAAATGACGGTAGGAAAGAAGGCCTCTCATCCTTTCAGCGTTAAGACTTGAACACACATGAATACAAATACCCACCTCCATCCACCCAGATCTCCCAAATCATTTCTTTTGACCCAAAGTTTACTCCGTATCCTCTTCTCTCAGTCTCATGGGCTGAGTTGTGTCCCCCAGATTCACATGTCAGAGTCCTGATCCTCAGCATCCCAGAGTGTGACCATTTGGAGTTGCGTGTCTTTCTTTCAAGAGGCGgtgaaggtaaaatgaggtcactagggtgggtcctaatcccacaggactggtgttcttataagaagaggaggtcGGGACACAGACACCCACAGAGGGACGACcccatgaggacacagggaggagacggccgtctacacgccgaggagagaggcctcaggaggaccagccctgcccacacctgggtctgggattccagcctccagacagGGAGACAATGAACCCTCTTGTTTAAGCCTCCTGGTCCGTGGTATCTGTTACAGTGACCTGTGCTGACTCATGCACTAAGCCTTCTCTTCTTCCTAAAACAGGGGAGCAGCCTCCCTTCTCCAGGTTCTGGCaccaccccacaccccccaaaaaacagacACTTGGGTGAGGACAAGGCTCGGCATGTGCTCAGCTGTGTCTGCTCCGAGGGCAGCGCCGGGGGTGCCGGGGGACCTTACGGCTCAGGGTGCTGCTGGGCCAGGTATGCGTCACGGGgggctccctgcccctgcccctcaccTGCAACGTGTAGAGGTACGGCAGCCAGACGCAGTCCCCCCAGCCCAGGTACCACCCAAAGTGGTCGTGGCAGATGTCAATGGTTTTCAGGTACCAGGTTTCGTTCCAGAAGAAGTCCAGCACATAGATGGCCTGCAACACAGGAGCGGCCGTGTTCTGACCAGAGGCACGTGGGAAGGGGGCCGACCCCCTTGTAAAGGCGGCAGATTATGGTCTTTTGAAAACTCTCTGGCTTTCAGGCTTCCCCAGCGCCCACCGGGTGTCTGAGCCCCCACCCCCCGGGCCGCAGAGAGACTGTACCTGTAGCACGTTGACCAAGACCATGGAGTTGGTCACGTGGCCGTAGAGCTCCCGCTGCTTGGCTGCGAAGGACAGGTTGATGAGGGTCCAGGCGATGATCCCGGGGCGTCCATTGAAGAAGAGCTTGAAGTCAAACCACTTCCCAATTCGGGGGTTAAACTCAATGCCCATCATGTAGTTGTAAAAGAAACTGCCTGTGAATTTGCTataaaatacagagaacagatgcGTGTCGTTAACGAGCGCATCTCACAAGTGGCCTACCTGGCTGGCACGGACACAGGTGCTCAGCCCAGCCTGGGTACCGCAGGCCCAAGAGAGATGACCTGGGGGGAGACCTGCCGTGAACTGCAGGGATGCAGCAAGCAGAGGTCGCGtcagcctccctctctccccgcaGACTCGGTACTTCGCTCCACGTTCACCTCTGGCCCTTGAGCTGCTTGCTCCGTTCCAGGGAAGGTGGGGAGATTGTATCTGTGCTTAAGCCTCCCCTGGGCCAGCACCCAgggtcctccctccccactccaggcTCCCTGGAGGCACAGCACAGGTGAGCTGCCCAACTGGCTCGACTGGACAGAGATTTTATTCTGAAAGGCTCACAGGGCATTCGGGTCTCCCATGGGCAAGTGGAGTTATAAATGATGCCAAGGTAGATGTGAAAAAAATCACGCTGCTTAGAGCCAGGTGCCTGGCTCCAGGGCCCACACCCATCCCTTGCTGGGCAAGTTTAATGCTTCGTTACCCTGGTTACCTGACCCATAGCCCTCTCCAGGAGTGATCAGAGAATCAGCCACGATAACCCATGTGGAGACCCTCATTAAGTATAACTTGCTGTACATACACAGGGATTTCTGTGCTAGTCAGAGAAACATATTTTCGTGTCCACCTCCCTCAGTTAGGATAAGTAGAAAGAAGCCAAATATACAAAGTCTCCAATAGGGGATGTGATTATAAAGCAGAGAAAATGATTTCCATGAGTCATAGAAGACCAGCCTCATTCTTTGATAAAAAAATCACACAAGCTCAAAGTACCACCAACCAAACACATTTCCTAAAAGTTTAGGTGTAACAGTTAAAGGAAAcatactttattttcatttggaccCCCAAACTAAAATGTAAGCACCCGAGAATAAGAATCTTGTTTACACCTAAAGCCCCACTGCCTACACCTGTCTACAGGAGGAACCCAACAAACATCTCTTGAGGAATGGACGGatggaaggaggtggggagggaggcatgGGGGgataagtggatggatggatggatggatgggtgggtggatggatggatggatggacggatggatgcagggagacaggaagggagggagggagggagggaggggtggaggaagGGATAGGGGATGGATAGAGGGGTAGGTGGTTGGATggggagatggatggatgggtggatggatgggtggatggatggacagatgggtaGATGGACGAATGGAAGAACTGGATATACAGATAGACTAAAGAGAGATGGATGCATGGTTGATAATTATCCAACCCAAGACTCCATGAGAATGGACACCAATCAGTAGGGCTCTCCCTGGGAAGCTGTTCCATTAAAGCCACTGAGAAAACAGGACTCCTCACTAAGACTGTTTCAGGCCACACCGACGTTCCAGAAAAAGAGGTGATGGGCTGCCTTTGCCCCCGACCGGAAGCTGCCTTTTCCACCCTCCTGCTCCCTGACAGCCCTACACGACATAGCTCGGCCACCAGAGATAGACTCGGTCGTCTTCAACTGCATCCTCCCTAAGGCGGAAGCTCCTCCTTCAAGGATTCTCTATCCTCGGGGCTCTGCAACCTCCCAGCCCAAGGTACCAGAAAAAGGCACCTACTCTCCATCTCGGGCTCGACCGGCCGCTGAGGACGTACCAGTCTCGGGCATCGGTGGGGAAGAAGTAGCCCTTGATCATGGCGAAGGTGGAGACGGCGTAGCCCAGAAGGTTGGCACACCAGAACAGCGGGATCCAGTTGTCAAAGATGACGGTGGGAGAGAAGCAGGCGAGGAGGTAGGAATTCACACACCAGAGGAGATGCGTGATGAGCCAGGCTTGCAGGCCGTTGATCTCGTACTTGTTGACGATTCCTACAGAGGGAAGAGTGGAGGTGTTTTCCCAGCTCTAACAGCTCCTGACTCCGGCCCTACCGTCTTCCTGGGCCTCAGCTGCCGGGGTCCCCAGACCCCAGGCTTGACAGCCGGTCAGCCACTGCTGCAATTCGGGCCCCTAAGGTCAAACTGCCAGCAGCACCCCTCACACTGTGAGCCGGGGACTAAGCACTCCTGCTCGCTGAGTTCCTGGAAGGGTGAGAGGGTGCAGAATCTCTGGAACCAGCCAGAGGCTGAGTCACCAGCCTGCAGTTTCCCGGAGGCTGGGGCTGAGCCACAGTAGAAGCGGGCGAGGGCCCCCTAGGGTACCTGGCGGGGGGCCCAGCAGCCTCCCTGAGGGACCAGGTGCTCTCTGTGTGCTGGGGTGGGGTCTCAGTGACTGAGGGGAATGAATGGGCCAGGCAGCCCCAAGGGTCCCTTAGCAAAAGCCCCGCCCCACCAGGTGCCCCTGGGGGACTCGAAGCGTCGCCCCCGGGGAGATGCTCCGGGAGCCCAGCTACACAGCCAGCGTGGGGCAGGGCGTATTCCATTCCCTGCTTGAGAAGGTGACTTCCCGCCTCGAATCTGGGGCGGTCCCGGGGTGTGGAACTTCCCAAGCAAGGCTTTTACTTTGTCAGGGGGCAGCCTTTGGGATGGAAGCTgcacgggggcgggggtggggggaggccccGTGAGATGAAGGGAGCGCAGAGCTGGCGCGGGTGGCGGGGAGCAGGGGCGGAGCCGTTTACCTGCGGGAGTCACGGCGCCCTCCTGAACGCCCCCCACGTAGCCCGGCAGAAACTTATGGCAGAAGTCAGGAAGCAGCACGTACAGAAGCACCTGAGACACAGAGACTTTCAGCAAAATTCCCTGTGAGCTGGAGGGCCTCGCTGTGCTTCGACACAGCCTTGCTTTATTAACCGAGACGGTAAATGGGAAGGCAACGAAGGAATGGGAGAAAGCCTACTCATAGCCAGTTATTTCTTCCGGAAGAGTTTATAGCTCCGGGAGCTCTGGTCGCAGGCTGACTGCGGGCTTTGAAGGGGGTCCTGAACAGGAAACTCGTCATTACTCAGAGCACCCAAGCGTCTCCCCACGGGACTTGGCCACTCCCCCCGGGAGCGAGAACCCACTAGTTCACATTCCGTGCGACTCACCCTTGGAAAGTGTTCACCGGAAGTGTTCAGTGCACTCCCAAGCTTGAGCAGCCCTCCCCAATGTCTAATTACAGAACAGTCTCAGCCCCCCCAAAAGGGAACGCCATACTCGCAAGCAGTCTCTCCCCTCGGCCCCTGCCCACcagtccctgacaaccactagcccactttctgtctctatggatttgccatcctggacttttcatataaacagaatcagaCAGGATCTGTCCCTTCGTAGCTAATTTCCTTCACTGCGCATCGTGTTCTGAAGGTCCATCCACGCTGTAGCCTGTGTCAGACCTTCACTCCTTTTCATGGCAGAACACCATTCCACCACGTGGATGGATCACCATATGGATTGTGTGTATCcatgtctgtcaatggacatgtgggttgtttctgCCTTTAGGCTTCTGTGACTCTCGCTGCTCTGAATCACTTTTTACCCAAAGGGACCAAGAGACCCGAAACGGGAGGGAATCTGAAGCCCCAAAGCTAGGAATGTGTGCAGAAACAGCCAGTAGTGGTCAAAGCCTTCCTTCAGGACAGGAAACcccggggcggggctgggggggcaTCTCACAGCACCGTTTCCCTGGAATCCTCCTGGGTTCAGATAATAAACACCACCTGCTCACCAAGTTCATGGTGCAGACAGCCTTCTGATGAACTCCTTCTGGTTGGGAGGCCAGTGGGGTCACAGCAGAGTCAAGGCTGTCCTTGGACAGGTCTGTGCAACCACCTGCTGGGGACACAGCCTTGGCTCTGCTGAGACCGAAAGCGGCCCTTTGGGGCTGGGCGCTCCTTCCCACAGGCAACCCTAGGATAAGCTTCCCATtgtgtatggggcttccctggtgggtcaCGCCCTCACGCTGTCCCACAGGATCCTGCTTCCTGCTCAGCAGGTccctgcagggctgggcacaGCCCTGAACCTCGAGGAGGCTCAGCTGAAATGCTGAGTGGGAAAGCGAGTCGGACACTGAAATGCCACCGGGTGCCCTTGATCTGAAGACAAAGCTAGGTCCGTCAGGCTGCAGGCGACCCCCTGCTGGGTCCCAGGAATGAGGACGCCAGTGTGAGCCAGGACCCCACCCCTGACAAGGGATCAGGACTATCCCAGCAGGAGGGGAGGCTGTGCACAGGCAGAGCCCCGACCACGGTGGCCGGTGGCCGGGAGGGCTGACCTGGAACGTGACCCAGGCCACGTAGATCTGGGCCGCTTTCATCGTCAGAGGTGGCGTCTTGGCCCAGATGTCCGAGAGTCGAGCCCGCCCGGTGGCGATATCCACCAAGGGGGCCATCAGGGAGCAGCTGTACTGGTCGCAGGCCATGATGAAATAGTACACGATGAAGGGTGCAAACAGCAGCAGGAAGATGACGCTTGCCAAGGAAAACCAGTCCACCTCCCTGGGGGGCAGACGGACGGCAGGAGGTCACGTGGGGCCCTCCGGACCCTCTGACCTGACGCACGGGATGCTCTGCTCCACGTGCAAAGCCACCAGCGCTTCCCAAGAGAAGGCTGTCGGCTCACAGGGCAAAGGCCCCCACTGCCTGGGGAAGGCACCCCACTTGCATGCTCCACTGAAAGCGGTCTGAAGGCCGACAGACCCGTGGGCACCCCCAGAAAGCCCAGGACCCAGGACACGAAAGGCGGAAGGCCTTTCACAGCCCAGGTGGCCAGAGGCTTCCCGTTCTGGGCCATGGGGGACATTCACCAAGTCCCTAGCACCCTATGGCTCGAGAACCATGAGCCCCGTGTGCTACCCAGTGAGGGCGGTACAAGGGCACCAGCTGTCCTTGCGATCAGgttttagtttcttcttcttgTAATTCCTCACTCTCTAAAAGGGGAAACTGCTACTAATGATAGTCTTGCTGATaaagagaattattttaataGGTTCACGAAATCCCAAAGGCCGGCAACCTCTCACTGAGATCCCACTTTACTTTCTAGCAGGGAAGATGGGTGAGAGCCTTACCAGGCACGGCCCCACTGCCCTTGGGTCGCAGCCTTGCTGAAGGTGATGCTGCCAGGACTCTTGGTTTGGGGATCGTTGGACTGCGATTTTGCAGCCACTGGGCCCTGAGGGAAGGAGACACCCCGTTCAGAACGTCCCGTGACAAACGGACACTGCACCTCCCTGCCACTGTTCACAGGCCCCACAGGGCTGGCCTCCTACACTCACCTACTCTTTACCTCGTCCTGGATGGGAGATTCCAGGCAGGGAAGAGATCAGTGCATCGTCGACTCACTCCTGCAACCCGCAGTAACCTCCCACATGGCCCCACTTCTGCTCTTGCTTGTCTCAATTCATTTTCCAACGACAGCAGAACATCCTTGTTACTACGTGAACCCGGACGCCTGCGGCTCAGAACACTCCCACAATGtgctcctgcctcccctcctccccgctcTCCCTTCACACCCTCTGCTCCAGGCACAAGGAGGTCTCTACcgatccctttaaaaaaattgttttatttatttattttttataagcaggttcttattagttatctactttatacatattagtgtatacatgtcaatcccaatctcccagttcatcacaccaccaccactacccccacctcccctgccactttccccccttggtgtctgtatgtttgttctctacatctgtgtctctatttctgtcttgcaaaccggttcatctgtaccatttttctagatttcccTGCCAACTCTTAAATGTGGTTTATCTTGTTCATGACACCTGCTACTTCTCAGCTTAGAACACGCTTTACAGGTCTCCTCATTCAGGTCTCATAGAAAATGTCCCCTCCTCAGTatatgactttttgtttttcctggagttaaTGGTTGCCTCACTTTTTCCATTTGTGAAGGTTTCTATGCATctatcactaatttttttttctaaatgctcTAACAGAGCTatcatacatattaataatttttctacATACTCCAACACAATTTATCATTtccatccctctctcccacccataGCCACTCATCTTGTACCAACATACAAGCCAACCAGTGGGGGAAGCAGTGACATCCCCACGTCTAGAACAAGTTCACAATTGTCAAGGTTCAAAATAtcaggcattaaaaaaaagatgatcttaaaaactttcagaaaaaatCCAGGATTAAGAATCACACTAGCAGCAAGCTGGATTCTAGGAAACAAGGGTGGAAAACTTAAAATTCTGACGGAAACTTTATTCAACCTACAATTCTATTCCCAGGTTAACTACTATTCAGAGAAGACACAGGATCCAAGAAAGCTGCTAAAGAAATACCCAGTGAAAGGACAAGAGGAAGTCCCAAGATAACAGCTGTGCAGTGGACCAGACAGTAACCAGTCCACACTGGCACAAGATGAATGGCTACAGGGGTGAGGGAGGAATGGAAATGACACATTTTGTTGTGTTAGAGTGTGTAgaaaaattattgatatgtatgatGGCTCTGTTAaaacatgcagaaaaaaaattagtggtaGATACTTAGAAACTTGAGtatatggaaaaactgaggcaacCATTAACTCCAGAAAGATTAAAAAGCCATACAAAGGGGGGAAAATACCCAGACCATAATGATAGTACATTACTAGGcttaacagaaaataatattaactTTGCCAGAACCATGTAAACTCTGATTATTGACTGACTACTAGATGTATAGAAGGAAACGTGTCAAGTTGGGAGTGCTCAAAGGAAATGGTTTCGATAGAAGCAggtaaaaacaacacaaaagtagctaagagaatgaaaagtattTGCTTCTGGGAAGTGAGACCATAAGATGAGTTACAGAACTGTTCACTTTATATATGTCTCTTAACActgattttattctaaatgcgAACATGAATTACTTTAATACGACTctatattcatttataatttttcagtAATGAAAACTGCAGCCACATCACTTAATTTACACAGGTTAGTTTATGGAGCATCTGTGATGTACGAGGCAGGCTGAAGAGTTCTTTATGGGCAGGAACCACCCATCTTTACAGCCCCAAAACAAAGAATACCGAGCCTGGTACATAGCAGTTACTCTGATCTAACATGCTGGAAAATTGCAAAAGGGCCAGAAATGTATAGGCTGAGAATTAAATGTGGAAAGCCAAAAGGAAGAAGCGTATCTTCTAGGGATTAAAACAAGCCCAAATAATTATTCTGAGCTTATAACAGCGTTCATTCACCTCTCTGTCATAAGCACTGAATTTTTAATACAGGTGTAAGTAACATCCTTGGCAGTAGATGGCTGAAAATAGGGCACAGGGTGGTATTCTGGAtgtagtttattttttggctaagAATCAGACAAGAATTGATACCAAGAGCTGATGGACCAGCTGCCTTTACTTTTCCAAAGCTGAAAAGTCACTGCCTTTGCCCAGGAGCAGCAGTGCTGAGATGGGCTTACCTCCAACCTCTTACCAAGCGGTTTCATGGCAGAACGCAAGTTTTCCTTCTCGAACTGCCCTCTTTCAAGTCGCTAGATTCCCACGCTCCACAAGGCCTGCTTGATCCTTTTCAACCCGCTGAACAAAGTCCTGCAGGGGACACGAAGAGACTCAGGGAGACACCAGGAGACAAGGACCCAAATGATATTTTCTCGAGGCCCACTGTTGGAACCAAGTGAAAGGCGCGAGCTCAGCGCCCAGGGGTTCAAAAGCACAAGAGGCCCCCACGGGTGGGGATCCCCCAGGATAAGGCAATCTTATCACGCAGCTTCTCTGCCTGGCACCCACACTGTCTGCCAAAGAGTAATAAGCACTGATTAACAACGGACAGAGCTGGATGGAGGGCTTCATGAAGGAGTTGTCTTGCAGATGAGCCTGAACGTGGCAGACACAGAGCTGGTGAACAGCAATGAGCCAAAGCTGGCTTCTTTACAGACTCACACCAGGCAGCGCACGTGCCTCTGAACCGTTTCTACAAGCCACTTGTGCCATCGGCCCGGATCAAGCCCCACTAGAGCTTGCACATTCCACCGCATGTTCTAGGAGCCACTGAGATCCCAAGAATACAGGGCATCACTGACAGTAATCTGGGCTCGGAGGCTGGTTCTCAGCAGACTTACTGGACCCGTGAGCTTCCTGAGTGTCTCGGGGCATcaaagcccccccacccccacacacaaacacacaagagGTTCTGCGCTTGTTGTTAAAGCTGGATAAAGGAGGTTTCGTGTCCACACCTGGGAAGGAGCCAGGGAAACGCCTGGGGGCTTTCTGGCACCCTGGTCAGCTCCCTGGACCAGATTTTGAGTTCCACAGGCCAAAGATAAAGGGACGTTTCTCCTGAGGGTTTGGGATGATGTAGTGTAAGTGCCTGACAGTAAGCGTCCGTTTCAAAAGCCATCCACCTTGAATAAACACACAGCCACCAGCAGAACCACCAGATAAGGACCAAGGCGACCCCCAACCCACGAAGGGCCCTCATTCAGGAAGTCCGGGGTAACCGAGCGACTGACAGCTTGAGTAACCGCACTGCTCCCTTCCCACACCCTAATTCCTGTTCCTATgctttaaattcaccaataaagagtgaCCCCGTGAAACCCTAG is part of the Kogia breviceps isolate mKogBre1 chromosome 7, mKogBre1 haplotype 1, whole genome shotgun sequence genome and harbors:
- the DHCR7 gene encoding 7-dehydrocholesterol reductase, whose amino-acid sequence is MKPLGKRLEGPVAAKSQSNDPQTKSPGSITFSKAATQGQWGRAWEVDWFSLASVIFLLLFAPFIVYYFIMACDQYSCSLMAPLVDIATGRARLSDIWAKTPPLTMKAAQIYVAWVTFQVLLYVLLPDFCHKFLPGYVGGVQEGAVTPAGIVNKYEINGLQAWLITHLLWCVNSYLLACFSPTVIFDNWIPLFWCANLLGYAVSTFAMIKGYFFPTDARDCKFTGSFFYNYMMGIEFNPRIGKWFDFKLFFNGRPGIIAWTLINLSFAAKQRELYGHVTNSMVLVNVLQAIYVLDFFWNETWYLKTIDICHDHFGWYLGWGDCVWLPYLYTLQGLYLVYHPVQLPTHYALGVLLLGLLGYYIFRMANHQKDLFRRTDGRCLIWGRKPKVIECSFTLADEQRQHSKLLASGFWGVARHFNYTGDLMGSLAYCLACGGGHLLPYFYVIYMTILLTHRCLRDEHRCAHKYGQDWGRYTAAVPYRLLPGIF